One Bacteriovorax sp. PP10 DNA segment encodes these proteins:
- a CDS encoding heavy-metal-associated domain-containing protein, whose protein sequence is MYEFNVEGMTCSSCVNSIRNAVKSLDANAEVNVDLKSQKVKVHSEKKKSEIASIIEEAGYSVLDS, encoded by the coding sequence ATGTATGAATTTAATGTAGAAGGAATGACCTGTAGTAGTTGTGTGAATAGTATTAGAAACGCTGTGAAGTCCTTAGATGCAAATGCTGAGGTAAACGTGGATCTAAAGAGTCAGAAGGTTAAAGTACACAGCGAAAAGAAAAAGTCTGAAATCGCATCAATTATTGAAGAAGCTGGTTACTCAGTACTTGATTCTTAA
- a CDS encoding DUF6488 family protein: MKSLLLLSVLVFSHSIFASGNHYHPKKILKCSGECMESQIKKVVPEALDVLVKAKEVKEQWKSIPIEQIEKRKFAKGDEWVVILFNKDESDTARQRLYMFISLDGWLNGANNSGN; the protein is encoded by the coding sequence ATGAAATCATTACTACTATTATCTGTACTAGTTTTCTCACATTCAATTTTTGCAAGTGGAAATCATTATCACCCAAAAAAGATTTTAAAATGTTCTGGTGAATGTATGGAATCACAAATTAAAAAAGTTGTTCCAGAGGCATTAGATGTGTTAGTTAAGGCCAAAGAAGTTAAAGAGCAATGGAAGTCAATTCCTATAGAGCAAATTGAAAAAAGAAAATTCGCAAAAGGGGATGAGTGGGTTGTGATTCTTTTTAATAAGGATGAATCTGATACAGCAAGACAACGTCTCTATATGTTTATCTCTCTCGATGGTTGGCTAAATGGTGCTAACAATTCAGGGAACTAG
- a CDS encoding HupE/UreJ family protein, whose amino-acid sequence MKLLLSAFLMLASPNIWAHGISAADKQAMLEGGYLKYMWLGTTHMLTGYDHLLFIFGVIFFLSTFKDIVKFISVFTFGHCITLVFATFYKITANYYLIDAVIAMSVMYKGFENIDGFKKYFHWQPPSLLKMVFAFGLIHGFGLSTRLQQLPLGDDKQSMLFRILSFNVGVELGQIIALTVMLIFLKGWRKTSSFQKFAYAANIALIAGGIYLFNMQMHGYWHSSDPAAFPLNQDDHTHIHTDWKAEEMNTH is encoded by the coding sequence ATGAAACTTCTACTATCAGCATTTTTAATGCTGGCGAGTCCCAATATTTGGGCCCATGGTATATCTGCCGCCGATAAGCAAGCTATGCTTGAAGGTGGATACCTAAAATACATGTGGCTTGGTACAACTCACATGCTTACTGGCTATGATCATTTACTATTTATTTTTGGAGTTATTTTCTTTTTATCAACTTTCAAAGATATTGTTAAATTCATAAGTGTTTTTACTTTTGGTCATTGTATAACTTTAGTGTTTGCAACATTTTACAAAATCACTGCAAATTATTATCTGATTGATGCAGTTATCGCGATGAGTGTTATGTACAAAGGCTTCGAAAACATTGATGGATTTAAAAAGTATTTCCATTGGCAACCACCAAGTTTGTTAAAAATGGTTTTTGCCTTTGGATTAATACATGGATTTGGTCTTTCGACACGACTTCAGCAATTGCCATTAGGAGATGATAAGCAATCTATGTTGTTTAGAATTCTCTCATTTAATGTTGGAGTTGAACTCGGCCAGATTATAGCATTGACTGTAATGCTTATCTTTTTAAAAGGATGGAGAAAGACTTCTTCATTCCAGAAATTCGCTTATGCTGCCAATATTGCATTAATTGCTGGAGGTATTTATCTCTTCAATATGCAAATGCATGGATATTGGCATAGCTCTGATCCAGCTGCATTTCCACTAAATCAAGATGATCACACTCATATTCATACTGACTGGAAAGCTGAAGAGATGAATACACATTAA
- a CDS encoding metal-sensing transcriptional repressor, which produces MNEIKQHASHKGIILRLKKAHGHLAKVIQMMENQEKCLKVSQQLYAVEKAITQAKKAVIHDHIEHCLEESNGKSKKNDLNEFKEITKYL; this is translated from the coding sequence ATGAATGAAATAAAACAACATGCTTCTCATAAAGGAATTATCTTGAGACTTAAAAAAGCTCATGGTCATTTGGCAAAAGTAATCCAGATGATGGAAAATCAAGAGAAATGCTTGAAAGTATCTCAACAACTATATGCTGTTGAAAAGGCAATTACTCAGGCTAAGAAAGCTGTTATTCACGATCACATTGAGCATTGCTTGGAAGAAAGTAACGGCAAAAGTAAAAAGAATGATTTAAATGAATTTAAAGAAATAACAAAATACCTTTAG
- a CDS encoding MFS transporter, whose protein sequence is MSMQFKILLSRFLTRFGDQAWDFAVPLVLIQIFPGKMQLIALVYLFSKLAQILIGPSVARRIDNNKRINIYKLGIGSQTIAMIFMWLAIISLFIGQTEGANFSLPQYVLILFLLSIFSAISNLGSSLMDISVGFDLAVDVLPESELTTFNSRLKRLDLLTEVTAPIFTGLVFSLFSDKTDFWGFTIVAILNLLTFMPEYYLLKATQNSASYKEKISVPVPSINFLTVFFESMKKLKNKPYALVIVSYAFLWLSALSPHGVLLTSYLKDGARVSEMTIGLFRGLGAFFGLIPTFLFSIIKEKKGLVSTSKIFIQFQFICILASVISFYYLDNIYIFLVLILFSRIGLYGFSIGETELRQLLIPKDKRGEVNGIANSTTSMATLVLFLVASILGNTSNFGMMVIFSAIAVLIALILFIKFSLRNTVTADVKSGAI, encoded by the coding sequence ATGTCAATGCAATTTAAGATTTTACTCAGTAGGTTTTTGACTCGTTTTGGAGATCAAGCATGGGATTTTGCAGTTCCACTTGTACTTATCCAGATCTTTCCGGGAAAAATGCAGTTAATTGCTCTAGTATACTTATTTTCAAAACTAGCTCAAATTTTAATTGGACCATCTGTAGCCAGAAGAATTGATAACAATAAAAGAATCAACATCTATAAATTAGGTATTGGATCTCAAACAATTGCAATGATATTTATGTGGCTTGCTATTATATCTTTGTTCATAGGTCAGACCGAGGGTGCAAATTTCAGTTTACCCCAATATGTTTTAATCCTTTTCTTACTTTCAATCTTCAGTGCTATTTCAAATTTAGGATCTTCTTTAATGGATATATCTGTAGGATTTGATCTTGCTGTAGATGTGTTGCCTGAGAGTGAATTAACTACATTTAATAGTAGGCTTAAAAGACTTGATTTATTAACTGAAGTAACTGCTCCAATATTCACTGGATTAGTCTTTTCTCTTTTCTCAGACAAGACTGATTTCTGGGGATTTACAATCGTAGCTATCTTAAATCTTTTAACTTTTATGCCTGAATATTATTTATTAAAGGCAACTCAGAACTCAGCTTCCTACAAAGAAAAAATTTCGGTCCCTGTACCCTCAATTAATTTTTTAACGGTTTTCTTTGAATCAATGAAAAAATTAAAAAACAAACCTTATGCTCTAGTTATAGTTTCTTATGCATTTCTATGGTTATCAGCTTTAAGCCCTCACGGTGTTCTTTTAACAAGCTACTTGAAAGATGGTGCTAGAGTATCTGAAATGACTATCGGTCTATTTAGAGGCTTGGGGGCATTTTTTGGATTGATTCCAACTTTTTTATTTTCCATTATAAAAGAAAAGAAGGGTCTGGTTAGTACTAGTAAAATATTTATCCAATTTCAATTTATATGTATTCTAGCATCAGTTATTAGTTTTTATTATTTAGATAATATTTACATCTTCTTAGTATTAATTCTTTTTTCTCGCATAGGTCTTTATGGATTTAGTATCGGTGAAACAGAATTACGCCAACTATTAATCCCCAAGGATAAACGCGGTGAGGTAAATGGCATAGCTAACTCAACTACAAGTATGGCAACACTAGTATTATTTCTAGTTGCTTCAATACTAGGGAATACTTCAAACTTTGGAATGATGGTCATCTTTTCAGCTATTGCTGTGCTAATAGCATTAATTTTGTTCATAAAATTCAGCCTTCGTAACACAGTAACAGCTGACGTAAAAAGTGGAGCCATATAA
- a CDS encoding helix-turn-helix domain-containing protein yields the protein MNENLLKRNRKIELSKEAIALKKMREFRSKSVRDVGDLLKISFTTVSHMENGRAVIHEGYLEKFLAVLEFSLEDFNCFVQGKFKDEGLRLKCLRLVEEIEPSKLEKLYAIINVI from the coding sequence ATGAACGAAAATTTATTGAAAAGAAATCGTAAAATTGAATTAAGTAAAGAGGCCATTGCACTAAAGAAGATGAGGGAGTTTCGTTCTAAGTCAGTTCGAGATGTAGGAGACCTATTAAAAATCTCCTTCACAACTGTAAGTCATATGGAAAATGGTAGGGCCGTGATTCATGAAGGTTACTTAGAAAAATTTTTAGCTGTGCTTGAATTTAGCCTGGAAGACTTTAATTGTTTTGTTCAAGGAAAATTTAAAGATGAAGGCTTACGTTTAAAGTGCTTGAGGCTTGTTGAAGAAATTGAGCCATCTAAGCTTGAAAAACTGTATGCCATTATCAATGTAATTTAA
- a CDS encoding HU family DNA-binding protein has translation MTKADLIAALEKQANLTHKQAETIINITFDSMIKALYEDERIEIRGFGSFANRNYKAYEGRNPKTGKIVKVPPKKVPFFKVGKELKEMVDEGKDKYVIREA, from the coding sequence ATGACGAAGGCAGATTTAATTGCAGCTCTTGAAAAACAAGCGAACCTTACTCACAAGCAAGCTGAAACAATTATCAATATCACTTTTGATAGCATGATTAAGGCCCTATATGAGGACGAGAGAATCGAAATCAGAGGTTTCGGATCATTCGCTAATAGAAATTATAAAGCGTACGAAGGACGTAATCCTAAGACTGGGAAAATCGTAAAAGTACCACCGAAGAAAGTTCCATTCTTTAAAGTTGGTAAGGAACTTAAAGAGATGGTTGATGAAGGTAAAGATAAGTACGTGATCCGCGAAGCTTAA
- a CDS encoding alpha/beta hydrolase gives MNHRFSFFLIFILTSFGCFTAAGEELKLKCPEKFESSKFNKWIPSAKAKPISVSLLVHGLNFAPEKMDSIGKLLSDDGSEVLRISLKGHRGNEEEFKNVTRPDWIQDIFNGYCEARQRADLLGLPLNYVGYSLGGVLNMDLMNNFPEADVKYDHIIYFAPAAAITMKSYMVKMLNVFGPKYLVPSFNEEDYRANCKGTPMIAYNSMFDSIDSVKKSGIKGSDTPTLIIIDPDDELVSPAGLRSIIDVNNLTNWSIYEFSNSSEKTKLKNKFHHLIIDEESVGPLNWQAISLLIKEHNATNTTVKSLDTISPLLPVK, from the coding sequence ATGAATCACCGCTTTTCTTTTTTTCTTATTTTTATTCTCACTAGCTTTGGATGTTTCACAGCGGCCGGTGAAGAATTAAAACTTAAATGCCCTGAAAAATTTGAATCAAGTAAATTTAATAAATGGATTCCTTCCGCTAAAGCAAAACCAATTTCGGTTTCACTTCTTGTTCATGGATTAAATTTCGCGCCTGAAAAAATGGACTCTATTGGAAAACTATTATCTGATGATGGTTCTGAGGTTTTAAGAATTTCATTAAAAGGCCATAGAGGAAATGAAGAGGAATTTAAAAATGTTACCAGGCCGGATTGGATTCAAGACATTTTCAATGGATATTGTGAAGCAAGACAAAGAGCAGATCTTCTCGGTCTTCCCTTAAATTATGTAGGCTACTCTTTAGGTGGCGTACTTAATATGGATCTGATGAATAATTTCCCTGAAGCCGATGTAAAGTATGATCACATAATTTATTTTGCTCCAGCGGCGGCGATAACGATGAAGAGTTATATGGTTAAAATGCTCAATGTTTTTGGACCAAAATATCTTGTCCCTAGCTTTAATGAAGAAGACTACAGGGCCAACTGTAAGGGCACACCGATGATTGCCTACAACTCAATGTTTGATTCAATTGATTCGGTGAAAAAATCCGGTATCAAAGGGAGTGATACTCCGACATTAATCATTATAGATCCTGATGATGAATTGGTGAGTCCTGCAGGGCTTCGCTCAATAATTGATGTGAACAATTTAACCAATTGGTCTATTTATGAGTTTTCAAATTCATCTGAAAAAACAAAATTAAAAAATAAATTCCACCATCTTATTATTGATGAAGAAAGTGTCGGGCCGCTAAACTGGCAGGCGATTTCTCTACTCATCAAAGAGCACAATGCTACAAACACCACTGTCAAAAGTTTAGACACTATCTCTCCTCTACTGCCTGTGAAGTAA
- the secF gene encoding protein translocase subunit SecF encodes MMELIKHGTTIDFMGKRKYVMTFSLVITLLALYGIFYKMEYGVDFRGGAEIQTKFERNIHLDDLRGALDKGGFHGVSVQTIGEEKDNEVLIKVQADEGSLNAITENVSKVLTTSFADNKVEVRKVDIVGPKAGSELRMSAVKAMFWAILSIMVYMAIRFDFRYAPGVMVSLTHDIIIVTGVLAFVGTEFSLHTVAALLAIIGYSVNDTVIVYDRIREHEEGGDKNKSLKQHINDAVNDTLSRTILTSVATLFVAASMYFFGGAAIKDFFLAMSIGIIFGTYSSVYVAASTTLFIDGLAKKSKKTNATQATV; translated from the coding sequence ATGATGGAATTAATTAAACACGGGACGACGATCGATTTCATGGGAAAACGTAAATACGTTATGACTTTCTCATTGGTAATCACGCTTCTTGCCCTATATGGTATTTTTTATAAAATGGAATACGGTGTAGACTTTAGAGGGGGAGCTGAAATTCAAACTAAGTTTGAAAGAAACATCCACCTTGACGACCTACGCGGAGCACTTGATAAAGGTGGATTCCACGGAGTAAGTGTTCAGACTATCGGTGAAGAAAAAGACAACGAAGTTCTGATTAAAGTTCAGGCCGATGAAGGGTCTTTAAACGCAATCACTGAAAACGTTTCAAAAGTTTTAACAACATCTTTTGCAGATAATAAAGTTGAAGTTAGAAAAGTAGATATCGTTGGTCCAAAAGCGGGTAGTGAACTAAGAATGTCTGCTGTTAAGGCGATGTTCTGGGCGATTCTATCGATCATGGTGTACATGGCGATCAGATTCGACTTCCGTTATGCTCCAGGGGTAATGGTTTCTCTTACTCACGATATTATCATCGTGACAGGGGTTCTAGCTTTCGTTGGAACTGAATTCTCACTTCACACTGTTGCCGCACTTCTTGCGATCATTGGTTACTCAGTTAACGATACTGTTATCGTTTACGACCGTATCCGTGAGCACGAAGAAGGTGGAGATAAGAACAAATCTCTTAAGCAACACATTAACGACGCCGTTAACGATACACTTTCTAGAACAATCCTTACGTCTGTAGCGACTCTTTTCGTTGCAGCTTCAATGTACTTCTTCGGTGGTGCTGCGATTAAAGATTTCTTCTTAGCAATGTCAATCGGGATCATTTTCGGGACTTACTCATCAGTATACGTAGCAGCTTCAACAACTCTATTTATCGATGGTTTAGCGAAAAAATCAAAAAAGACGAATGCAACACAAGCTACAGTTTAA
- the secD gene encoding protein translocase subunit SecD → MKTSWWVRFSVLLVLIAASVIVLLPTVMKFDENGHYPVKSKINLGLDLQGGLYMVLGIDFKKVYRDEVQTYVRKIETLMRDQEIGMTIGSMDDADVNDPKQSFTLNKASDMDAAKKKIKEMFGNTIRITQEDGARLQIGLAHSVKTSIEEQSVGKSIEVIRNRIDEFGVTEPEIIAQGVDRIVVQLPGVRDIERAKELIGKTAKLEFKIVNDTVPPATLQTWMEKSKAAGITYKKGERFSDYIKKMNEFLAKDLPEGHELAFEKSSTHDESLNIPYVIEATPRITGDDLADARVQIDPQKNQPYVSMEFKSSGSKRFEDTTGANIGKRMAVVLDGNVYSAPMIQAKIAGGHAQITLGGGANFNKVMSEARDLALILRAGALPVQLDFLEQRTVGPNLGNDSIQSAKFASIVGCILVFIFAVVYYRFSGVIAIVTLLLNVLFTVAILVAMEATLTLPGIAGIALTVGMAIDTNIIIFEKIRDEIRKGLSSFKAYEMGFDSALWTILDAHITQAAAGFCLLNFGTGPIRGFAVTLLVGIAVTVYTAYYVSHILYELYMEKTGTKALSI, encoded by the coding sequence ATGAAAACCAGCTGGTGGGTACGTTTCAGCGTGCTACTCGTTCTTATTGCCGCTTCGGTAATCGTGTTATTACCAACAGTCATGAAATTTGATGAAAACGGACATTATCCGGTTAAATCAAAAATCAATCTAGGTCTAGACCTTCAAGGTGGTCTTTACATGGTTCTTGGAATTGATTTCAAGAAAGTTTACCGTGATGAAGTTCAGACTTACGTAAGAAAAATCGAAACTCTAATGAGAGACCAAGAAATTGGGATGACAATTGGATCGATGGACGACGCTGATGTTAATGACCCAAAACAATCTTTTACTCTTAACAAAGCTTCAGACATGGACGCTGCTAAGAAAAAAATTAAAGAAATGTTTGGTAATACTATCCGTATCACTCAAGAAGATGGAGCTCGCCTTCAAATCGGTCTTGCTCACTCTGTGAAAACTTCTATTGAAGAGCAATCAGTTGGGAAGTCGATTGAAGTTATCAGAAACCGTATCGATGAATTCGGGGTTACAGAACCAGAAATTATCGCTCAAGGTGTTGATAGAATCGTTGTTCAGCTTCCAGGTGTTCGCGATATCGAAAGAGCTAAAGAACTTATCGGGAAAACTGCTAAGCTTGAATTCAAGATCGTAAACGATACAGTTCCTCCAGCAACTCTTCAAACTTGGATGGAAAAATCTAAGGCAGCAGGGATCACTTACAAAAAAGGTGAGAGATTCTCTGACTATATTAAGAAGATGAACGAATTCCTTGCAAAAGATCTTCCAGAAGGTCATGAGCTTGCTTTCGAAAAATCTAGTACTCACGATGAGTCTTTAAACATCCCGTATGTTATTGAAGCAACTCCTCGTATTACAGGTGACGATCTAGCGGACGCTCGCGTTCAAATCGACCCACAAAAAAATCAACCATACGTTTCTATGGAATTTAAATCTTCAGGATCAAAAAGATTCGAAGACACTACTGGTGCAAATATCGGTAAGAGAATGGCCGTAGTTCTTGATGGTAACGTTTACTCAGCTCCAATGATCCAGGCGAAAATCGCTGGTGGACACGCTCAGATCACTTTAGGTGGTGGAGCAAACTTCAACAAAGTTATGTCAGAAGCTCGTGACCTTGCTCTAATTCTTCGTGCTGGTGCACTACCAGTTCAGTTAGATTTCTTAGAACAAAGAACAGTTGGACCTAACCTTGGTAACGACTCAATTCAAAGTGCAAAATTCGCATCAATCGTTGGATGTATTTTAGTATTCATCTTCGCAGTTGTTTACTACAGATTCTCTGGTGTGATCGCGATCGTTACACTTCTTCTTAACGTTCTTTTCACTGTAGCTATCTTAGTTGCAATGGAAGCGACGCTTACACTTCCGGGTATTGCAGGTATTGCTCTAACGGTTGGTATGGCCATCGATACGAACATTATTATCTTTGAGAAAATCAGAGATGAAATCAGAAAAGGTCTTTCAAGCTTCAAAGCTTACGAGATGGGATTTGATTCAGCTCTTTGGACAATCCTTGATGCCCACATTACTCAAGCAGCAGCAGGTTTCTGTCTTCTGAACTTTGGTACAGGTCCAATCAGAGGGTTCGCTGTTACTTTACTTGTTGGTATCGCGGTAACTGTTTACACGGCTTATTACGTGTCTCACATCCTATATGAACTATATATGGAGAAGACAGGTACAAAGGCACTTAGTATTTAA
- a CDS encoding Sec-independent protein translocase subunit TatA/TatB encodes MFGLGAGELLLIFVIAILFLGPKKIPELAKGLGQAVREFQKARDEMMNEINKTPPAASQTTAEVSKKADVEVTAVKVESATDTPESPKQS; translated from the coding sequence ATGTTTGGATTAGGTGCTGGCGAATTATTACTTATTTTTGTAATCGCAATTTTATTCTTAGGGCCAAAAAAGATTCCTGAACTTGCTAAAGGCCTAGGTCAAGCAGTGCGTGAATTCCAAAAAGCTCGCGATGAGATGATGAACGAAATTAACAAAACGCCTCCAGCTGCAAGTCAAACAACGGCCGAAGTTTCAAAAAAAGCTGACGTTGAAGTGACTGCCGTGAAAGTTGAATCTGCTACTGATACTCCTGAATCTCCTAAGCAATCATAA
- the yajC gene encoding preprotein translocase subunit YajC: MLKSLLATVLMSSTSAFAQVAGAPAAAAPAQNPLMQFLPLVVVFVIFYFLMIRPQKKKYDQEQALLKELSKGDEVYTKSGLIGTIYGMTDTVVTLEVSEGLRLKVLKGQIAGLYKTLTETAKK; the protein is encoded by the coding sequence ATGTTAAAATCTCTTTTAGCTACTGTACTAATGTCTTCAACTTCTGCTTTTGCTCAAGTAGCAGGCGCACCAGCTGCAGCAGCTCCAGCTCAAAACCCTCTAATGCAATTTCTTCCATTAGTAGTTGTATTCGTGATTTTCTACTTCCTTATGATCAGACCTCAAAAAAAGAAATATGATCAGGAACAAGCTTTACTAAAAGAGCTTTCTAAAGGGGACGAAGTTTACACAAAATCAGGCCTAATCGGGACAATTTACGGAATGACTGATACAGTAGTAACACTAGAAGTTTCTGAAGGTCTTCGTTTGAAAGTTTTAAAAGGTCAAATCGCTGGTCTTTATAAAACTCTTACAGAAACAGCAAAAAAATAA
- the tgt gene encoding tRNA guanosine(34) transglycosylase Tgt — protein MSEKKIFTKIAQSKKARAGVIKTAHGDIETPIFMPVGTRASVKCMWQEDLEEMNAQIILGNTYHLYLRPGHELVEKVGGGLHGFMKWDKPILTDSGGYQVFSLSSMNKVTEEGVTFSSHLDGSKHLISPEKSMEIQRALGSDIVMNFDECPALPATKERLRESMELTLRWAQRCRDYNLKPHQNLFGIIQGGLHHDLRTECMERLNEMGFEGMALGGLSVGEKNEEMVNFLDNFVHTMPEDKPRYLMGVGKPLDVLNGIKAGIDMFDCVLPTRNARNGQFLTRGGPLNIKKERFKEDLLPPDPECNCKVCKKHSRSYIRHLYTVGEYLAGNMITYHNLFFYLQMTHDAREAIKLDKFDEFYTKFYNSYQSNMWN, from the coding sequence ATGTCAGAAAAAAAGATCTTCACAAAAATAGCTCAATCAAAAAAGGCACGCGCAGGAGTCATTAAAACAGCTCATGGCGATATTGAAACTCCGATTTTTATGCCGGTAGGAACACGTGCGAGTGTAAAATGCATGTGGCAGGAAGACCTAGAAGAAATGAACGCTCAGATTATTCTTGGGAATACTTATCATTTATATCTTCGCCCGGGTCACGAGCTGGTAGAAAAAGTTGGTGGTGGGCTTCATGGATTCATGAAGTGGGATAAACCGATTTTAACTGACAGTGGTGGATACCAGGTATTTTCTCTTTCAAGCATGAATAAAGTGACTGAAGAAGGTGTAACATTCTCGTCTCACCTTGATGGATCAAAACACTTAATTTCCCCAGAGAAATCGATGGAAATTCAACGTGCACTTGGTTCTGATATCGTGATGAACTTCGATGAGTGTCCGGCACTTCCAGCGACAAAAGAACGTTTAAGAGAAAGCATGGAGCTGACTCTTCGTTGGGCCCAAAGATGTCGCGACTATAATTTAAAACCACATCAAAATCTTTTCGGGATTATTCAAGGTGGCCTTCACCACGATCTTCGTACTGAATGTATGGAGAGATTAAATGAAATGGGCTTTGAAGGAATGGCACTTGGTGGTCTATCTGTCGGAGAGAAAAACGAAGAGATGGTGAATTTCCTAGATAACTTCGTTCACACAATGCCAGAAGATAAACCACGCTACTTAATGGGTGTTGGTAAGCCACTGGACGTCTTAAACGGGATCAAGGCAGGCATCGACATGTTCGATTGCGTGCTACCGACAAGAAACGCCAGAAATGGGCAATTTTTAACTCGTGGCGGACCGCTTAATATTAAAAAAGAACGCTTCAAAGAAGATTTATTACCGCCAGACCCGGAGTGTAATTGCAAAGTTTGTAAAAAACATAGCCGTTCGTATATTCGCCATCTGTACACAGTGGGAGAGTATTTAGCTGGGAATATGATCACGTATCACAATTTGTTTTTCTATTTGCAAATGACTCATGATGCAAGAGAAGCAATAAAGCTCGATAAGTTTGACGAGTTTTACACTAAGTTTTATAACTCTTATCAATCAAATATGTGGAACTAA
- the queA gene encoding tRNA preQ1(34) S-adenosylmethionine ribosyltransferase-isomerase QueA, protein MTYIPDEDLFLHAYHYDLPPELIAQRPVDGIDRHQSRLMVYDVKTDTVTHDHFFNLPKYLPENSLIVFNQSKVFPSRLLGNKASGGKAELFFLSHEKNGEGFYPCLLKTRSKKSIGDEFIFADGLKVQVGSLNNDGTFGVKADLPSQYENLLSYLEKNALIPIPPYIRKGESDDEDKKNYQTVYSKETGSVAAPTAGLHFTNELLGKLKDHKIDQAFVTLHVGLGTFKPVTVDHLKDHVMHSEEYFVDSENLNKIQRSKNIFAVGTTSLRVLESSYGKDIKAGEHYKTQIFLHPGIDVKSVSGLITNFHLPESTLLMLVSALVGRKKTLELYELAVKERYRFFSYGDAMLILR, encoded by the coding sequence ATGACTTATATTCCAGATGAAGACCTATTTCTTCATGCTTACCACTACGATTTACCTCCGGAATTGATCGCTCAGCGTCCGGTAGACGGTATTGACCGCCATCAGTCGCGTTTGATGGTTTATGACGTGAAAACGGACACGGTCACTCACGACCACTTTTTTAACCTCCCAAAGTACCTTCCAGAGAACTCATTGATCGTTTTTAACCAGTCGAAGGTCTTTCCTTCAAGGCTGCTTGGAAATAAGGCCAGTGGTGGAAAGGCGGAGCTTTTCTTTTTATCTCACGAAAAAAATGGGGAAGGATTCTATCCTTGTCTGTTGAAGACGAGATCGAAAAAAAGCATCGGTGATGAGTTTATCTTTGCGGATGGATTAAAAGTTCAAGTGGGAAGTTTAAATAACGATGGAACGTTCGGTGTAAAAGCTGACTTGCCTTCTCAGTATGAAAATCTTCTTTCTTACCTCGAAAAAAACGCTCTGATTCCTATTCCTCCTTACATTAGAAAAGGGGAAAGTGATGATGAAGATAAAAAGAACTATCAAACAGTTTATTCAAAAGAAACTGGATCAGTTGCAGCTCCAACAGCGGGTCTGCATTTTACCAATGAACTTTTGGGAAAACTAAAAGACCATAAAATCGACCAGGCCTTTGTTACATTACACGTAGGTCTTGGAACTTTTAAACCGGTCACAGTTGATCATTTAAAAGACCACGTTATGCACTCGGAAGAGTATTTTGTGGATAGCGAAAATTTAAATAAAATTCAACGTTCTAAAAACATTTTTGCTGTAGGGACGACGAGTCTTCGCGTTCTTGAGTCGAGTTATGGAAAGGATATCAAGGCAGGCGAGCACTATAAAACACAGATTTTCCTGCACCCAGGAATTGATGTGAAGAGTGTTTCAGGGCTTATCACGAATTTTCACCTCCCCGAATCAACCCTTCTTATGCTAGTGTCGGCGCTGGTCGGCAGAAAGAAAACGCTCGAATTGTACGAGCTAGCTGTGAAAGAGAGATACCGCTTTTTCTCTTACGGTGATGCCATGCTGATTTTAAGGTAA